A genomic window from Silurus meridionalis isolate SWU-2019-XX chromosome 21, ASM1480568v1, whole genome shotgun sequence includes:
- the kif13a gene encoding kinesin-like protein KIF13A isoform X2 yields the protein MKMSDTKVKVAVRVRPMNRREIELSTKCVVEMEENQTILHPPPSNKGENRKQSKVFAFDHCFWSIDESNIPKYAGQEVVFRCLGEGILENAFQGYNACIFAYGQTGSGKSYSMMGSGDQPGLIPRLCCSLFERVSREQSNSNTFKVEVSYMEIYNEKVRDLLDPKGSRQSLKVREHKVLGPYVDGLSQLAVMSFQDIECVMSEGNKSRTVAATNMNEESSRSHAVFNIIITQTLYDLQSGNSGEKVSKVSLVDLAGSERVSKTGAAGERLKEGSNINRSLTTLGCVISALADQSAGKGKTKFVPYRDSVLTWLLKDNLGGNSKTAMIATVSPAADNYEETLSTLRYADRAKRIINHAVVNEDPNARIIRELREEVEKLRVQLTQAESLKAPELQEKLQESEKLIQEMTVTWEEKLRKTEEIAQERQKQLESMGISLESSGIKVGEDKCFLVNLNADPALNELLVYYLKEHTRVGADTSQDIQLFGIGIQPEHCVIDIAVDGDITLCPIENARTCVNGTTVYSSVHLWHGDRILWGNNHFFRANLPKRKRRDRLKDLERESPRSSFVDVDVETASEASSEQDYSYEFAQMEVMMKTLGGNDPIQNVVQVLEKQYLEEKRSALEEQRLRYERELELLRQQLSPERSSQHHQRSNSDRLTFPTHTTHSKMGLWTEERDEMFRQSLSRLREQVVRANTLVREANFLSEEMVKHTDYKVTLQIPASHLSANRKQGAIVSEPAIQVRRKGKGTQVWTIEKLENKLVDMRDHYREWKEGGRNTPTKPHSKQADPFYEAQENHNLIGVANVFLEVLFHDVKLQYAVPIISQQGEVVGRLHVELTRVCGAVPERLVGGDDSSENSSESSSYEVMDTNGEIVHMAKKLTCRVRIRKAMGLPLNLSNFVFCQYTFWEQAEPTVAPPMVSPDTPTSCTGDAQFTICFDHCKDYVVHVSDEFVEFISDGALAIEVWGHRCAGNGHAQWELNTLQAKTRTLRDRWSEVSRRIELWVSIQELNELGVYSAVELHPNRDISTGGVFQLRQGHSRRLQVCVKQVQHSGTLPLLVEAVLSVSIGCVSARSAKLQRALDSYQSEEDDDMDSYQEEDLNSVRERWSEALIKRREYLDEQLKKIMNKSEKSEEDVEREARLVEQWVGLTEERNTVLVPAPGSGIPGAPAQWVPPAGMEAHVPVLFLDLNADNLTVSEQLTGSHAAGINSILPKEHGSQFFYLPIIKHSDDEVCVTCSWDSSIHDSIYLNRVTSPGERIYLIIKATVQLSHPASMELVLRKRIAVNIYNKQSFTQSLKRRMSLRNMLHSCGVTYEIVSNIPKASEESEERETLALMAARSESDETQDGETYIEKYTRGVLEVANILCLERLRQAVTVKEALSVKSRHIRRSLSTPNVQHTSCCRSDVITCGEDGEDPKGHCELQQDFSSDCAHHDMAVSMATTKDTPLKTKENAESPTFFISSPFKVLSPQPPKFLKSLMPVREESNVTRVLEARPLLGQESMRWLVARGGPWLRPRARSEGHCSTTNHTHPRVTPTHTADSEEEEPELERSAVPASVSLRHFRTYIPEDFANFEVYNASLCGGGDSLSGVASPPGNRVVEKEVSRSPTVSSGYFSHSTSNATLSDAPFSGSESSDRLSVGSRDAPELQEHTRNPLSSKSALTEADSAHIHSSSTSQEFTDFKGAGDELLDDELKHFDWHVEAERAKISPRRPADVNANSVHLHNGAQGPSSPSSSPGTDTQPAEAGDVAQRNGTGVSPAPSNEDKEGVPVTQLPDWMAPGEQVWVGTRSGTVHYVGGVEFAQGIWVGVELHCAGGGEHDGTVQGRVYFRCATGHGVFVRPAWLSRSPVSVDADPQLQPVLL from the exons ATGAAAATGTCGGATACGAAGGTAAAAGTGGCGGTCCGAGTCCGGCCCATGAACCGCAGGG AGATCGAGCTGAGCACCAAATGTGTGGTGGAAATGGAGGAGAACCAGACCATCCTGCACCCTCCACCTTCCAATAAGGGAGAAAACAG GAAACAATCCAAG GTGTTTGCCTTCGACCACTGTTTCTGGTCCATAGATGAGTCCAACATCCCCAAATATGCAg gtcaggAGGTGGTTTTCAGGTGTTTGGGTGAGGGGATCCTGGAAAACGCCTTTCAGGGATACAACGCCTGCATATTTGCTTACGGACAAACAg GCTCGGGGAAGTCGTACTCCATGATGGGAAGTGGGGATCAGCCTGGGTTAATCCCACGACTCTGCTGCTCGCTGTTTGAGAGAGTCAGCCGCGAGCAGAGCAACTCAAACACCTTTAAAGTGGAAGTTTCCTACATGGAGATCTACAACGAGAAGGTCAGGGATCTCCTCGATCCCAAAGG gagTCGTCAGTCTCTGAAGGTGAGGGAACACAAGGTTTTGGGTCCATATGTAGACGGTTTGTCTCAGCTGGCTGTGATGAGCTTCCAG gaTATTGAGTGTGTGATGTCAGAAGGGAATAAATCTCGCACGGTCGCTGCTACAAACATGAACGAGGAGAGCAGCAGATCACACGCCGtcttcaacatcatcatcacacagaCTCTCTACGACCTGCAGTCTGGg aactcaGGTGAGAAGGTCAGTAAGGTGAGTCTGGTGGATTTGGCAGGAAGTGAGCGAGTGTCTAAAACTGGAGCAGCTggagagagactgaaagaggGCAGCAACATCAACAG atctcTGACCACTCTGGGGTGTGTGATCTCGGCTCTGGCGGATCAGTCGGCAGGAAAAGGCAAAACTAAGTTTGTTCCATACAGAGACTCAGTGCTCACCTGGCTGCTGAAg gataATCTGGGTGGGAACAGTAAGACGGCTATGATCGCCACGGTAAGTCCGGCGGCTGATAACTACGAGGAGACGCTTTCCACACTGCGATACGCTGACCGCGCCAAGAGAATCATCAACCATGCCGTGGTCAACGAGGACCCCAACGCTCGCATCATCAGGGAACTGCGAGAAGAAGTCGAGAAGCTGAGGGTGCAGCTCACACAGGCCGAG tctctAAAAGCCCCAGAGCTGCAGGAGAAGCTACAGGAGTCGGAGAAGCTAATCCAAGAGATGACCGTCACCTGGGAGGAGAAACTCAGGAAGACCGAGGAGATCGCACAG GAGAGACAGAAGCAGCTAGAGAGTATGGGAATCTCTCTGGAGTCCTCAGGGATTAAGGTTGGAGAAGATAAATGTTTCCTGGTCAACCTGAACGCTGACCCTGCCCTCAACGAGCTCCTCGTTTACTATCTCAAG gagcaCACACGTGTAGGAGCAGACACGTCTCAGGACATCCAGCTGTTCGGTATTGGGATTCAGCCAGAGCACTGCGTCATCGATATCGCTGTTGACGGTGACATCACACTCTGTCCCATAGAGAATGCCag AACGTGTGTGAATGGGACCACAGTTTACTCCAGCGTACACCTGTGGCATGGAGATCGCATCTTATGGGGCAATAATCACTTCTTCAG agcgAACCTGCCGAAGCGTAAGCGGCGTGACCGTTTGAAGGATCTGGAGCGCGAGTCTCCGCGCTCGAGTTTTGTAGACGTGGATGTGGAGACGGCGAGTGAGGCTTCGTCTGAGCAGGACTACAGCTACGAGTTCGCTCAGATGGAGGTCATGATGAAAACGCTGGGGGGTaacg ATCCGATCCAGAACGTGGTCCAGGTGCTGGAGAAGCAGTACTTGGAAGAGAAGCGCTCGGCGTTAGAGGAGCAGCGTCTGCGTTatgagagagagctggagctCCTCCGACAGCAGCTTTCCCCCGAGAGATCTTCTCAGCACCACCAGCGCAGCAACAGCGACCGTCTGACCttccccacacacaccacacactccaagATGGGCCTGTGGACCGAggagag agacGAGATGTTCCGGCAGAGTTTGTCTCGGCTGCGAGAGCAGGTGGTCCGTGCCAACACGCTTGTGCGAGAGGCCAACTTCCTGTCGGAGGAGATGGTGAAACACACCGACTACAAGGTCACTCTGCAGATCCCTGCCTCACACCTGAGCGCCAATCGCAAG CAAGGAGCAATCGTGAGCGAGCCAGCTATCCAGGTGCGTCGCAAAGGCAAAGGCACGCAGGTCTGGACCATCGAGAAGCTGGAGAACAAGCTGGTAGACATGAGGGACCATTACAGGGAGTGGAAGGAAGGAGGACGGAACACG CCGACGAAGCCGCACAGCAAGCAGGCCGACCCGTTCTACGAAGCTCAGGAGAACCACAACCTGATCGGCGTCGCCAATGTTTTCTTAGAGGTCCTCTTCCACGATGTGAAACTTCAGTATGCAGTTCCCATCATCAGCCAGCAGGGGGAG gtagtGGGCCGGCTGCATGTAGAGCTGACGCGAGTGTGTGGGGCGGTGCCCGAGCGGCTGGTGGGCGGAGACGACTCGTCTGAGAACTCAAGTGAGAGCAGCAGCTACGAGGTGATGGACACCAATGGCGAGATTGTCCACATGGCCAAGAAACTCACCTGCagg gttCGGATTCGTAAAGCGATGGGTTTGCCGCTCAACCTTTCTAACTTCGTTTTCTGTCAGTACACGTTCTGGGAGCAGGCGGAGCCTACAGTGGCCCCGCCCATGGTCAGCCCAGACACACCCACTTCCTGTACTGGGGATGCACAATTTACTATATGTTTCGATCACTGcaag gacTACGTGGTTCATGTCTCCGATGAGTTTGTGGAGTTCATATCAGACGGAGCTCTGGCCATTGAGGTGTGGGGACATCGTTGTGCCGGGAACGGACACGCCCAATGGGAACTGAACACACTACAGGCCAAGACACGCACACTCcgggacag atgGAGTGAGGTGTCGCGCAGGATCGAGTTATGGGTCTCCATACAGGAGCTGAATGAGCTGGGTGTGTATTCAGCTGTGGAGCTTCATCCCAACCGAGACATCAGCACCGGTGGTGTGTTCCAGCTGAGACAG ggtCACTCGAGGAggctgcaggtgtgtgtgaagcagGTGCAGCACTCGGGGACATTGCCACTGTTGGTGGAAGCCGTCCTGTCTGTTTCTATCGGCTGTGTGTCCGCTCGATCCGCAAAACTCCAGAGAGCCCTCGACAGctaccag AGTGAGGAGGATGACGATATGGATAGTTATCAG gaagaGGATCTGAACTCTGTGCGTGAGCGTTGGTCTGAGGCGCTCATTAAACGTCGCGAGTACCTGGACGAACAGTTAAAAAAGATCATGAACAAATCAG agaagtcTGAGGAGGATGTGGAGAGGGAGGCACGGTTAGTGGAGCAGTGGGTGGGGTTAACTGAAGAGCGAAACACTGTGTTGGTCCCAGCACCTGGTAGTGGCATCCCTGGAGCTCCTGCTCagtg GGTGCCTCCTGCAGGCATGGAGGCTCATGTCCCTGTATTGTTTCTGGACCTGAATG CTGATAATCTGACGGTGAGCGAGCAGCTGACGGGGTCACACGCCGCCGGGATCAACTCCATCCTTCCTAAAGAACACGGCAGCCAGTTCTTCTACCTTCCCATCATCAAACACAGTGACGACgag GTGTGTGTGACGTGCTCATGGGATTCGTCGATTCACGACTCCATCTACCTGAATCGCGTGACGTCGCCCGGCGAGCGCATCTACCTGATCATTAAAGCCACGGTGCAGCTCAGTCACCCGGCCAGCATGGAGCTCGTCCTGCGCAAAAGGATCGCCGTCAACATCTACAACaaacag agcttTACACAGAGTCTGAAGAGGAGAATGTCTCTGAGGAACATGCTGCACTCCTGTGGAGTTACATATGAAATTGTCTCCAACATACCAAAG gcgtcTGAGGAGTCAGAGGAGAGGGAGACGCTGGCATTAATGGCAGCTCGCAGTGAATCCGATGAGACACAGGATGGAGAGACGTACATCGAGAAGTACACCAGAGGAGTTCTGGAGGTGGCGAATATTCTGTGTCTTGAGAGACTGcgacaa GCGGTGACAGTGAAAGAAGCGCTCTCAGTTAAAAGTAGACACATACGGAGAAGCCTAAGCACCCCCAACGTCCAGCAT aCCTCGTGTTGTAGGTCAGATGTGATCACGTGTGGAGAAGACGGAGAAGACCCAAAA GGTCACTGTGAGCTTCAGCAGGACTTCTCATCGGACTGTGCTCATCATGATATGGCGGTTTCCATGGCAACCACAAAAGACACGCCTCTCAAAACCAAGGAGAATGCAG AGTCCCCCACGTTCTTCATCTCAAGTCCGTTTAAAGTTCTCTCACCTCAGCCGCCAAAGTTCCTCAAGTCCCTGATGCCTGTTCGGGAGGAGAGCAACGTCACACGTGTGCTGGAGGCTCGGCCTCTACTGGGGCaggag agcaTGCGCTGGTTAGTGGCTCGTGGTGGACCCTGGCTCCGCCCACGGGCTCGGAGTGAGGGTCACTGCAGCACGACAAACCACACCCACCCCAGagtcacacctacacacactgct GAttcggaggaggaggagcctgAGCTGGAGCGCTCTGCCGTTCCCGCCTCGGTGTCTCTCCGTCATTTCCGGACGTACATCCCTGAAGACTTTGCCAACTTTGAGGTGTACAACGCGAGCCTGTGCGGGGGCGGAGACTCGTTGTCGGGCGTGGCCTCGCCGCCTGGAAACCGAGTGGTGGAGAAGGAAGTGTCCCGCAGTCCCACGGTGAGCAGCGGGTATTTCTCGCACAGCACCTCCAACGCCACACTTTCCGACGCTCCGTTCTCAGGCAGCGAGAGCTCGGACCGTCTCAGCGTCGGCTCCAGGGACGCCCCCGAGCTCCAAGAGCACACCAGGAACCCCCTGAGCTCTAAAAGTGCCTTAACAGAAGCCGATTCTGCTCACATCCACTCTTCGAGCACCAGTCAGGAGTTCACGGACTTCAAAGGAGCCGGGGACGAACTGCTAGACGACGAACTTAAGCACTTTGACTGGCATGTGGAAGCGGAACGTGCCAAGATTTCCCCCAGACGTCCGGCAGACGTGAACGCTAACAGCGTCCACCTTCACAACGGTGCCCAGGGGCCGTCTTCTCCTTCGTCCTCGCCGGGAACCGACACTCAACCTGCTGAAGCAGGAGACGTGGCACAAAGGAATGGAACCGGAGTTAGCCCCGCCCCCTCGAATGAGGACAAAGAAGGTGTCCCGGTGACCCAGCTGCCTGATTGGATGGCACCTGGGGAGCAGGTGTGGGTTGGCACAAGGAGCGGAACGGTGCACTATGTGGGCGGAGTCGAGTTTGCGCAGGGCATCTGGGTAGGAGTGGAGCTGCACTGTGCTGGAGGAG GTGAACACGACGGCACTGTGCAGGGTCGTGTGTATTTCCGCTGCGCCACGGGTCACGGCGTGTTTGTGCGTCCGGCGTGGCTCAGCAGATCGCCCGTCTCCGTGGACGCAGACCCACAGCTCCAGCCTGTCCTGCTGTAG
- the kif13a gene encoding kinesin-like protein KIF13A isoform X1 translates to MKMSDTKVKVAVRVRPMNRREIELSTKCVVEMEENQTILHPPPSNKGENRKQSKVFAFDHCFWSIDESNIPKYAGQEVVFRCLGEGILENAFQGYNACIFAYGQTGSGKSYSMMGSGDQPGLIPRLCCSLFERVSREQSNSNTFKVEVSYMEIYNEKVRDLLDPKGSRQSLKVREHKVLGPYVDGLSQLAVMSFQDIECVMSEGNKSRTVAATNMNEESSRSHAVFNIIITQTLYDLQSGNSGEKVSKVSLVDLAGSERVSKTGAAGERLKEGSNINRSLTTLGCVISALADQSAGKGKTKFVPYRDSVLTWLLKDNLGGNSKTAMIATVSPAADNYEETLSTLRYADRAKRIINHAVVNEDPNARIIRELREEVEKLRVQLTQAESLKAPELQEKLQESEKLIQEMTVTWEEKLRKTEEIAQERQKQLESMGISLESSGIKVGEDKCFLVNLNADPALNELLVYYLKEHTRVGADTSQDIQLFGIGIQPEHCVIDIAVDGDITLCPIENARTCVNGTTVYSSVHLWHGDRILWGNNHFFRANLPKRKRRDRLKDLERESPRSSFVDVDVETASEASSEQDYSYEFAQMEVMMKTLGGNDPIQNVVQVLEKQYLEEKRSALEEQRLRYERELELLRQQLSPERSSQHHQRSNSDRLTFPTHTTHSKMGLWTEERDEMFRQSLSRLREQVVRANTLVREANFLSEEMVKHTDYKVTLQIPASHLSANRKQGAIVSEPAIQVRRKGKGTQVWTIEKLENKLVDMRDHYREWKEGGRNTPTKPHSKQADPFYEAQENHNLIGVANVFLEVLFHDVKLQYAVPIISQQGEVVGRLHVELTRVCGAVPERLVGGDDSSENSSESSSYEVMDTNGEIVHMAKKLTCRVRIRKAMGLPLNLSNFVFCQYTFWEQAEPTVAPPMVSPDTPTSCTGDAQFTICFDHCKDYVVHVSDEFVEFISDGALAIEVWGHRCAGNGHAQWELNTLQAKTRTLRDRWSEVSRRIELWVSIQELNELGVYSAVELHPNRDISTGGVFQLRQGHSRRLQVCVKQVQHSGTLPLLVEAVLSVSIGCVSARSAKLQRALDSYQQSEEDDDMDSYQEEDLNSVRERWSEALIKRREYLDEQLKKIMNKSEKSEEDVEREARLVEQWVGLTEERNTVLVPAPGSGIPGAPAQWVPPAGMEAHVPVLFLDLNADNLTVSEQLTGSHAAGINSILPKEHGSQFFYLPIIKHSDDEVCVTCSWDSSIHDSIYLNRVTSPGERIYLIIKATVQLSHPASMELVLRKRIAVNIYNKQSFTQSLKRRMSLRNMLHSCGVTYEIVSNIPKASEESEERETLALMAARSESDETQDGETYIEKYTRGVLEVANILCLERLRQAVTVKEALSVKSRHIRRSLSTPNVQHTSCCRSDVITCGEDGEDPKGHCELQQDFSSDCAHHDMAVSMATTKDTPLKTKENAESPTFFISSPFKVLSPQPPKFLKSLMPVREESNVTRVLEARPLLGQESMRWLVARGGPWLRPRARSEGHCSTTNHTHPRVTPTHTADSEEEEPELERSAVPASVSLRHFRTYIPEDFANFEVYNASLCGGGDSLSGVASPPGNRVVEKEVSRSPTVSSGYFSHSTSNATLSDAPFSGSESSDRLSVGSRDAPELQEHTRNPLSSKSALTEADSAHIHSSSTSQEFTDFKGAGDELLDDELKHFDWHVEAERAKISPRRPADVNANSVHLHNGAQGPSSPSSSPGTDTQPAEAGDVAQRNGTGVSPAPSNEDKEGVPVTQLPDWMAPGEQVWVGTRSGTVHYVGGVEFAQGIWVGVELHCAGGGEHDGTVQGRVYFRCATGHGVFVRPAWLSRSPVSVDADPQLQPVLL, encoded by the exons ATGAAAATGTCGGATACGAAGGTAAAAGTGGCGGTCCGAGTCCGGCCCATGAACCGCAGGG AGATCGAGCTGAGCACCAAATGTGTGGTGGAAATGGAGGAGAACCAGACCATCCTGCACCCTCCACCTTCCAATAAGGGAGAAAACAG GAAACAATCCAAG GTGTTTGCCTTCGACCACTGTTTCTGGTCCATAGATGAGTCCAACATCCCCAAATATGCAg gtcaggAGGTGGTTTTCAGGTGTTTGGGTGAGGGGATCCTGGAAAACGCCTTTCAGGGATACAACGCCTGCATATTTGCTTACGGACAAACAg GCTCGGGGAAGTCGTACTCCATGATGGGAAGTGGGGATCAGCCTGGGTTAATCCCACGACTCTGCTGCTCGCTGTTTGAGAGAGTCAGCCGCGAGCAGAGCAACTCAAACACCTTTAAAGTGGAAGTTTCCTACATGGAGATCTACAACGAGAAGGTCAGGGATCTCCTCGATCCCAAAGG gagTCGTCAGTCTCTGAAGGTGAGGGAACACAAGGTTTTGGGTCCATATGTAGACGGTTTGTCTCAGCTGGCTGTGATGAGCTTCCAG gaTATTGAGTGTGTGATGTCAGAAGGGAATAAATCTCGCACGGTCGCTGCTACAAACATGAACGAGGAGAGCAGCAGATCACACGCCGtcttcaacatcatcatcacacagaCTCTCTACGACCTGCAGTCTGGg aactcaGGTGAGAAGGTCAGTAAGGTGAGTCTGGTGGATTTGGCAGGAAGTGAGCGAGTGTCTAAAACTGGAGCAGCTggagagagactgaaagaggGCAGCAACATCAACAG atctcTGACCACTCTGGGGTGTGTGATCTCGGCTCTGGCGGATCAGTCGGCAGGAAAAGGCAAAACTAAGTTTGTTCCATACAGAGACTCAGTGCTCACCTGGCTGCTGAAg gataATCTGGGTGGGAACAGTAAGACGGCTATGATCGCCACGGTAAGTCCGGCGGCTGATAACTACGAGGAGACGCTTTCCACACTGCGATACGCTGACCGCGCCAAGAGAATCATCAACCATGCCGTGGTCAACGAGGACCCCAACGCTCGCATCATCAGGGAACTGCGAGAAGAAGTCGAGAAGCTGAGGGTGCAGCTCACACAGGCCGAG tctctAAAAGCCCCAGAGCTGCAGGAGAAGCTACAGGAGTCGGAGAAGCTAATCCAAGAGATGACCGTCACCTGGGAGGAGAAACTCAGGAAGACCGAGGAGATCGCACAG GAGAGACAGAAGCAGCTAGAGAGTATGGGAATCTCTCTGGAGTCCTCAGGGATTAAGGTTGGAGAAGATAAATGTTTCCTGGTCAACCTGAACGCTGACCCTGCCCTCAACGAGCTCCTCGTTTACTATCTCAAG gagcaCACACGTGTAGGAGCAGACACGTCTCAGGACATCCAGCTGTTCGGTATTGGGATTCAGCCAGAGCACTGCGTCATCGATATCGCTGTTGACGGTGACATCACACTCTGTCCCATAGAGAATGCCag AACGTGTGTGAATGGGACCACAGTTTACTCCAGCGTACACCTGTGGCATGGAGATCGCATCTTATGGGGCAATAATCACTTCTTCAG agcgAACCTGCCGAAGCGTAAGCGGCGTGACCGTTTGAAGGATCTGGAGCGCGAGTCTCCGCGCTCGAGTTTTGTAGACGTGGATGTGGAGACGGCGAGTGAGGCTTCGTCTGAGCAGGACTACAGCTACGAGTTCGCTCAGATGGAGGTCATGATGAAAACGCTGGGGGGTaacg ATCCGATCCAGAACGTGGTCCAGGTGCTGGAGAAGCAGTACTTGGAAGAGAAGCGCTCGGCGTTAGAGGAGCAGCGTCTGCGTTatgagagagagctggagctCCTCCGACAGCAGCTTTCCCCCGAGAGATCTTCTCAGCACCACCAGCGCAGCAACAGCGACCGTCTGACCttccccacacacaccacacactccaagATGGGCCTGTGGACCGAggagag agacGAGATGTTCCGGCAGAGTTTGTCTCGGCTGCGAGAGCAGGTGGTCCGTGCCAACACGCTTGTGCGAGAGGCCAACTTCCTGTCGGAGGAGATGGTGAAACACACCGACTACAAGGTCACTCTGCAGATCCCTGCCTCACACCTGAGCGCCAATCGCAAG CAAGGAGCAATCGTGAGCGAGCCAGCTATCCAGGTGCGTCGCAAAGGCAAAGGCACGCAGGTCTGGACCATCGAGAAGCTGGAGAACAAGCTGGTAGACATGAGGGACCATTACAGGGAGTGGAAGGAAGGAGGACGGAACACG CCGACGAAGCCGCACAGCAAGCAGGCCGACCCGTTCTACGAAGCTCAGGAGAACCACAACCTGATCGGCGTCGCCAATGTTTTCTTAGAGGTCCTCTTCCACGATGTGAAACTTCAGTATGCAGTTCCCATCATCAGCCAGCAGGGGGAG gtagtGGGCCGGCTGCATGTAGAGCTGACGCGAGTGTGTGGGGCGGTGCCCGAGCGGCTGGTGGGCGGAGACGACTCGTCTGAGAACTCAAGTGAGAGCAGCAGCTACGAGGTGATGGACACCAATGGCGAGATTGTCCACATGGCCAAGAAACTCACCTGCagg gttCGGATTCGTAAAGCGATGGGTTTGCCGCTCAACCTTTCTAACTTCGTTTTCTGTCAGTACACGTTCTGGGAGCAGGCGGAGCCTACAGTGGCCCCGCCCATGGTCAGCCCAGACACACCCACTTCCTGTACTGGGGATGCACAATTTACTATATGTTTCGATCACTGcaag gacTACGTGGTTCATGTCTCCGATGAGTTTGTGGAGTTCATATCAGACGGAGCTCTGGCCATTGAGGTGTGGGGACATCGTTGTGCCGGGAACGGACACGCCCAATGGGAACTGAACACACTACAGGCCAAGACACGCACACTCcgggacag atgGAGTGAGGTGTCGCGCAGGATCGAGTTATGGGTCTCCATACAGGAGCTGAATGAGCTGGGTGTGTATTCAGCTGTGGAGCTTCATCCCAACCGAGACATCAGCACCGGTGGTGTGTTCCAGCTGAGACAG ggtCACTCGAGGAggctgcaggtgtgtgtgaagcagGTGCAGCACTCGGGGACATTGCCACTGTTGGTGGAAGCCGTCCTGTCTGTTTCTATCGGCTGTGTGTCCGCTCGATCCGCAAAACTCCAGAGAGCCCTCGACAGctaccag CAGAGTGAGGAGGATGACGATATGGATAGTTATCAG gaagaGGATCTGAACTCTGTGCGTGAGCGTTGGTCTGAGGCGCTCATTAAACGTCGCGAGTACCTGGACGAACAGTTAAAAAAGATCATGAACAAATCAG agaagtcTGAGGAGGATGTGGAGAGGGAGGCACGGTTAGTGGAGCAGTGGGTGGGGTTAACTGAAGAGCGAAACACTGTGTTGGTCCCAGCACCTGGTAGTGGCATCCCTGGAGCTCCTGCTCagtg GGTGCCTCCTGCAGGCATGGAGGCTCATGTCCCTGTATTGTTTCTGGACCTGAATG CTGATAATCTGACGGTGAGCGAGCAGCTGACGGGGTCACACGCCGCCGGGATCAACTCCATCCTTCCTAAAGAACACGGCAGCCAGTTCTTCTACCTTCCCATCATCAAACACAGTGACGACgag GTGTGTGTGACGTGCTCATGGGATTCGTCGATTCACGACTCCATCTACCTGAATCGCGTGACGTCGCCCGGCGAGCGCATCTACCTGATCATTAAAGCCACGGTGCAGCTCAGTCACCCGGCCAGCATGGAGCTCGTCCTGCGCAAAAGGATCGCCGTCAACATCTACAACaaacag agcttTACACAGAGTCTGAAGAGGAGAATGTCTCTGAGGAACATGCTGCACTCCTGTGGAGTTACATATGAAATTGTCTCCAACATACCAAAG gcgtcTGAGGAGTCAGAGGAGAGGGAGACGCTGGCATTAATGGCAGCTCGCAGTGAATCCGATGAGACACAGGATGGAGAGACGTACATCGAGAAGTACACCAGAGGAGTTCTGGAGGTGGCGAATATTCTGTGTCTTGAGAGACTGcgacaa GCGGTGACAGTGAAAGAAGCGCTCTCAGTTAAAAGTAGACACATACGGAGAAGCCTAAGCACCCCCAACGTCCAGCAT aCCTCGTGTTGTAGGTCAGATGTGATCACGTGTGGAGAAGACGGAGAAGACCCAAAA GGTCACTGTGAGCTTCAGCAGGACTTCTCATCGGACTGTGCTCATCATGATATGGCGGTTTCCATGGCAACCACAAAAGACACGCCTCTCAAAACCAAGGAGAATGCAG AGTCCCCCACGTTCTTCATCTCAAGTCCGTTTAAAGTTCTCTCACCTCAGCCGCCAAAGTTCCTCAAGTCCCTGATGCCTGTTCGGGAGGAGAGCAACGTCACACGTGTGCTGGAGGCTCGGCCTCTACTGGGGCaggag agcaTGCGCTGGTTAGTGGCTCGTGGTGGACCCTGGCTCCGCCCACGGGCTCGGAGTGAGGGTCACTGCAGCACGACAAACCACACCCACCCCAGagtcacacctacacacactgct GAttcggaggaggaggagcctgAGCTGGAGCGCTCTGCCGTTCCCGCCTCGGTGTCTCTCCGTCATTTCCGGACGTACATCCCTGAAGACTTTGCCAACTTTGAGGTGTACAACGCGAGCCTGTGCGGGGGCGGAGACTCGTTGTCGGGCGTGGCCTCGCCGCCTGGAAACCGAGTGGTGGAGAAGGAAGTGTCCCGCAGTCCCACGGTGAGCAGCGGGTATTTCTCGCACAGCACCTCCAACGCCACACTTTCCGACGCTCCGTTCTCAGGCAGCGAGAGCTCGGACCGTCTCAGCGTCGGCTCCAGGGACGCCCCCGAGCTCCAAGAGCACACCAGGAACCCCCTGAGCTCTAAAAGTGCCTTAACAGAAGCCGATTCTGCTCACATCCACTCTTCGAGCACCAGTCAGGAGTTCACGGACTTCAAAGGAGCCGGGGACGAACTGCTAGACGACGAACTTAAGCACTTTGACTGGCATGTGGAAGCGGAACGTGCCAAGATTTCCCCCAGACGTCCGGCAGACGTGAACGCTAACAGCGTCCACCTTCACAACGGTGCCCAGGGGCCGTCTTCTCCTTCGTCCTCGCCGGGAACCGACACTCAACCTGCTGAAGCAGGAGACGTGGCACAAAGGAATGGAACCGGAGTTAGCCCCGCCCCCTCGAATGAGGACAAAGAAGGTGTCCCGGTGACCCAGCTGCCTGATTGGATGGCACCTGGGGAGCAGGTGTGGGTTGGCACAAGGAGCGGAACGGTGCACTATGTGGGCGGAGTCGAGTTTGCGCAGGGCATCTGGGTAGGAGTGGAGCTGCACTGTGCTGGAGGAG GTGAACACGACGGCACTGTGCAGGGTCGTGTGTATTTCCGCTGCGCCACGGGTCACGGCGTGTTTGTGCGTCCGGCGTGGCTCAGCAGATCGCCCGTCTCCGTGGACGCAGACCCACAGCTCCAGCCTGTCCTGCTGTAG